One Vicinamibacterales bacterium genomic window, TGGGTCGCGATGGTGGTGTCGTCGGCCTTCGCGGTGTCGAGCAGCGCCTCCGGCTTGTCGAGGCCCTTGTACATCAGCAGGCGGCGGTGGTACGAGGCATTCTCGAGGATGTCCATCTTCGGCGTGATGCGCTCGAGCACCCTGGTGGCGTCGGCCTTGCGGTTCATCCGCATCAACGTCATCCACATCCAGTCGCTGGTCGCCGTCACCGAGTCGTCGTTGTTCGACACCTTCATGCATTCGACGTAGGCGTCGTACGCCTTCGCGTAGTTGCCCTGCAGGTAGTACGCGAGGCCGAGGTGGTACCAGATGTTGAACTGCAGCGTGCTGCGCGGCTGGCCGGCCGGGTTGGGCGCGCCGTCCGGCTCCATCTCGTCGGGCTGGCCCTTGATCAACTGCGCCGCTTTCTCGAAGTCGGCCTGGGCCTTCGCGAACTGGCGGATGGTGATGTAGCGATGGCCGCGATGGCGATAGAACTTCGCGTTGTTCGGGTGGAGTTCGATGCCCTTGGTGAACATCGCGATGGCGTCGTGGTAGCGCCACAGATAACCGAGGCGGCGGCCTGTCCAGATGATGGCTTCCGCGTCCTTGGGGTTGGCCGCCAGCGTCTTCTCGGCCTGCGCCAGGTCGGCGTCGAGCTTCTGCCGGTTCGGGATCGCGGCCGGCACCATCAGTGGCTGGCCGGCC contains:
- a CDS encoding tetratricopeptide repeat protein encodes the protein MKRFAFVAMAAAMASATMTVGAQTGKPEAMSLAGQPLMVPAAIPNRQKLDADLAQAEKTLAANPKDAEAIIWTGRRLGYLWRYHDAIAMFTKGIELHPNNAKFYRHRGHRYITIRQFAKAQADFEKAAQLIKGQPDEMEPDGAPNPAGQPRSTLQFNIWYHLGLAYYLQGNYAKAYDAYVECMKVSNNDDSVTATSDWMWMTLMRMNRKADATRVLERITPKMDILENASYHRRLLMYKGLDKPEALLDTAKADDTTIATQGYGVGNYYFVTGNMAKAREVFQKVTSGGGWNAFGYIAAEADLYRMK